From Pseudomonas sp. B21-028, one genomic window encodes:
- a CDS encoding DUF3742 family protein: protein MPAQQPLQISRTHRWAYACGMCAKRGYRKLKGFESRVVKRAVATGIPAGGLLVRGGFLVTKLALLLGLLFIGFWLVASVVTMIAVIGLLVSKTTIDADIKEAAPGPDYLGADLYIGDFDDNGHYIGDSKSSN from the coding sequence ATGCCGGCTCAGCAGCCACTTCAAATCTCCCGCACACACCGCTGGGCATATGCATGCGGTATGTGCGCAAAACGTGGTTATCGCAAGTTAAAAGGGTTTGAGTCCCGCGTAGTTAAACGTGCGGTGGCGACAGGCATACCTGCAGGTGGGCTATTGGTTCGTGGGGGCTTTCTGGTTACGAAGCTGGCATTGCTCCTTGGGTTGCTCTTTATCGGTTTCTGGTTGGTCGCTTCTGTGGTGACGATGATCGCTGTGATTGGACTTCTGGTGTCCAAGACTACCATTGATGCGGATATTAAAGAGGCGGCACCCGGGCCAGACTACCTTGGTGCCGACCTCTACATCGGTGACTTCGACGACAACGGGCATTACATCGGCGACAGCAAATCATCTAATTGA
- a CDS encoding conjugal transfer protein TraG N-terminal domain-containing protein — MLMSTNSYLEFYLSLLAWIINNGIWNVMSDTGLFAAPFGAIILQEWLSARQQGADEGNKGLLSVPRIENRLWLAYIVVLFGCAPVFPLNLASMAFDDAASQRCGVSVAKPAETAWGTTFNTIGERSANVPIWWFLVHALSKGVTAAATASIPCAPDIRQMRMEIDSSRIDNQVLLQEVADFTRDCYGYSRSRLFTNRPQLDKAQSHDASWIGSSYFLDTPGYYDTDRSRTPRVSWPYEETRDTSLPRLENGAGYPTCRQWWSDNGVGLRERLIEQVDPSLLTQLKGWLTGRSSNEIEDATLRELVSPRQQSMSMSPGQVYQDYGSSARGGSINQGLNNLATNTGLALGSFSNFPAMNALRAALPMVQAFLIMGVIISLPLILLVSTYQLKTVMTVTFALFTLHMLTFWWELARWVDSSMLDTLYNQVSISNQVLLSLPTSGFMDGTVTAQVIEYVMGAMFIVLPMLFLGAMSWTGYAIGNGIQGMLANGSKAASDSASKGTDQIVGAASRSIR, encoded by the coding sequence ATGCTCATGAGCACCAACAGCTACTTGGAGTTTTACCTCTCCCTGCTGGCATGGATCATCAACAACGGTATCTGGAACGTCATGTCCGATACTGGACTATTCGCTGCGCCCTTCGGCGCGATCATCTTGCAAGAGTGGTTGTCGGCCCGTCAGCAAGGCGCTGATGAAGGCAACAAAGGATTGCTCTCGGTACCTCGAATCGAGAACCGGCTTTGGCTGGCCTACATTGTCGTATTGTTCGGCTGCGCGCCGGTCTTTCCGCTAAACCTCGCTTCAATGGCGTTCGACGATGCAGCGAGCCAACGCTGCGGTGTCAGCGTGGCCAAGCCAGCGGAAACCGCCTGGGGTACCACTTTCAACACCATCGGAGAGCGCTCTGCCAACGTGCCAATCTGGTGGTTTCTGGTGCACGCCTTGAGTAAAGGAGTGACTGCAGCGGCCACCGCCTCCATTCCCTGCGCACCGGACATCCGACAGATGCGCATGGAGATCGACAGTTCTCGCATTGATAACCAAGTGTTGCTACAGGAAGTCGCCGATTTTACTCGCGACTGCTACGGCTATTCCCGCTCTCGGCTGTTCACCAATCGTCCGCAGCTGGACAAGGCACAAAGTCATGATGCGTCCTGGATCGGCTCAAGCTATTTTCTAGACACTCCGGGCTACTACGACACTGATCGCTCACGGACACCGCGAGTCAGTTGGCCCTATGAGGAAACCCGAGATACTTCCTTGCCACGGTTGGAGAATGGCGCGGGCTACCCCACTTGCAGACAGTGGTGGAGTGACAACGGTGTCGGGTTGCGCGAGCGCTTGATCGAGCAAGTCGATCCTTCGCTGCTGACTCAGCTAAAAGGTTGGTTGACTGGCCGTTCGAGTAACGAGATTGAGGATGCCACCCTGCGCGAACTGGTCAGCCCGCGCCAACAATCGATGTCCATGTCGCCCGGACAGGTGTATCAGGACTACGGCTCCAGTGCTCGCGGTGGGTCGATCAATCAGGGGCTCAATAATCTGGCGACCAACACTGGGCTGGCCCTCGGCTCCTTCAGCAACTTCCCGGCGATGAACGCGCTACGCGCCGCTCTGCCGATGGTGCAGGCTTTCCTGATCATGGGTGTCATCATCAGCTTGCCGCTAATCCTACTCGTGAGTACCTATCAGCTAAAGACCGTCATGACGGTGACGTTCGCGCTGTTCACGCTGCATATGCTGACGTTCTGGTGGGAGTTGGCCCGTTGGGTTGACTCCAGCATGCTCGACACTTTGTACAACCAAGTGTCGATTTCCAATCAGGTGCTATTGTCGCTGCCGACATCCGGATTTATGGATGGAACGGTCACGGCGCAGGTGATTGAGTATGTGATGGGGGCAATGTTCATCGTACTGCCTATGCTGTTCCTTGGAGCTATGAGCTGGACAGGATATGCAATAGGAAACGGGATTCAAGGCATGTTGGCGAACGGCAGCAAAGCAGCAAGTGATTCAGCAAGCAAAGGTACGGATCAAATAGTGGGGGCGGCTAGCCGCTCAATTAGATGA
- a CDS encoding integrating conjugative element protein, producing MSRLLAGSWLGPMSLLLCGLLAVATHAHAAEDDYRLGTQGEVLDDRVMYTIGGGAAAGSPSSLYRPNGLGVGGSWQANMMCGNMSLTNTLQNQLNGVTEGFQQIMGSIVQNATQAVMSLPALIIQRANPGLYELLSNGVMQGRIDFDRSKLTCQAMAEKMADKVGQAGWGALAKNQEMQGNLEQTGGDAVAAVKNTEAHNGNNGVSWVGGSKAGGNGQTPIRVTSDVVRAGYNLLHNRTVDDNSSISSSDCLGGAICQTWASPQEESEWAVRVLGESEVATCDTCETLRATAGSGLTPLIQEAYSERLQALQGLLSGSLPPTPDNLAKASSPMLPVTRGVIEALRDDPDQELLARRLASETALSSVLDKALLLLRTLLAGSHEPNIASAEPAQTALTKNIDVLEREIRLLQTELQVRQILATNTASLVLDRHAGGADASRTVEQGDPEPGRLNDADARRK from the coding sequence ATGAGTCGACTTCTCGCAGGATCATGGTTGGGCCCGATGAGCTTGTTGCTCTGCGGGCTGCTCGCCGTGGCCACGCATGCCCATGCCGCCGAGGACGATTACCGTCTAGGCACTCAAGGCGAAGTGCTCGACGACCGGGTGATGTACACCATCGGTGGCGGCGCGGCAGCGGGCTCGCCGAGCTCGCTCTATCGCCCCAACGGACTCGGTGTCGGCGGGTCCTGGCAGGCGAACATGATGTGCGGAAACATGAGCCTCACCAACACCTTGCAAAACCAGTTGAACGGCGTCACCGAAGGGTTCCAGCAGATCATGGGCAGCATTGTGCAGAACGCGACCCAAGCGGTGATGTCGCTGCCTGCGTTGATCATCCAGCGCGCCAACCCCGGGCTTTATGAGCTGTTGAGTAACGGGGTGATGCAAGGGCGCATCGACTTCGACCGTTCCAAACTGACCTGCCAGGCCATGGCCGAGAAGATGGCTGACAAGGTCGGTCAAGCCGGCTGGGGCGCGCTGGCCAAGAACCAGGAGATGCAGGGCAACCTGGAGCAGACCGGCGGTGATGCGGTGGCCGCGGTGAAAAACACCGAGGCCCATAACGGCAACAATGGGGTGTCCTGGGTTGGTGGCTCAAAGGCCGGAGGTAACGGGCAGACGCCCATTAGGGTGACTTCCGACGTGGTGCGCGCCGGCTATAACCTGCTGCATAACCGTACGGTGGATGACAACTCCTCGATTAGTAGCAGCGACTGCTTAGGCGGGGCTATTTGCCAGACCTGGGCTTCGCCCCAGGAGGAGTCCGAATGGGCCGTTCGGGTATTGGGCGAAAGCGAAGTCGCGACCTGCGACACCTGCGAAACCCTGCGTGCGACCGCAGGCAGCGGGTTGACGCCGTTGATCCAGGAGGCCTACAGCGAACGCCTCCAGGCCCTGCAAGGGCTGCTGTCGGGTTCACTACCGCCTACCCCAGACAACCTGGCGAAAGCCTCCAGCCCGATGCTGCCGGTCACCCGCGGTGTGATCGAAGCCCTGCGCGACGATCCTGATCAGGAACTCCTGGCGCGGCGCCTGGCCAGTGAGACGGCCCTGTCCAGCGTGCTCGACAAAGCGCTCCTGCTATTGCGCACGCTGCTGGCAGGCAGCCACGAACCGAACATCGCTTCCGCTGAGCCGGCTCAGACCGCCTTGACGAAAAACATCGACGTTCTGGAGCGCGAAATACGCCTGCTGCAGACCGAGTTGCAGGTCCGGCAGATACTGGCCACCAATACTGCCAGCCTGGTGCTTGATCGGCATGCCGGTGGTGCCGATGCTTCGCGCACCGTCGAGCAAGGCGACCCCGAGCCCGGCCGACTCAACGACGCTGACGCCCGGCGCAAGTGA
- a CDS encoding TIGR03756 family integrating conjugative element protein, producing MPVACSSIPPTKLRPLALSVLLACGPSMALDTGSITSSALSPSCLEYRVVAICFWLLCTPLGCTVKTSTKVRHFIPELVVSSYATTGNNPWTEMATLSVPINGAEGGGNLITPNTQRDNLPRFKNIDGIGHPGGWVATQLASQSGYACASGATAFMPYYLSTLDSLAWRLGIPESLYPESLIPGVREIGHQIAGNMWGNVYPRQGFLVQPDDFKAAAVMAQRAGDFITRNWQPHAYLPLTPVPRDGYWPPGPIMENDASTHKWQLLSPRVQPTCAIFPSEPVQSVDGGYSWSLWRPYSCCKREGQTLLFSIDFEGGTS from the coding sequence ATGCCCGTTGCCTGCTCGTCCATCCCGCCCACAAAGCTACGGCCATTGGCGCTGAGCGTGCTGCTAGCGTGCGGCCCAAGCATGGCGCTGGACACCGGTAGCATTACGTCCTCTGCACTTTCGCCAAGCTGTCTCGAATACAGGGTCGTCGCTATTTGTTTCTGGCTCCTGTGCACACCCCTCGGCTGCACAGTCAAAACCTCGACCAAGGTGCGTCATTTCATTCCTGAGCTGGTGGTTTCGAGCTACGCCACTACCGGCAATAATCCATGGACCGAGATGGCCACCCTCTCCGTTCCCATCAATGGTGCGGAAGGTGGCGGTAACCTGATCACGCCGAACACCCAGCGCGACAACCTACCCCGCTTCAAGAACATCGATGGCATCGGTCACCCTGGTGGCTGGGTCGCCACACAACTGGCTTCGCAATCCGGCTACGCCTGCGCCAGCGGCGCTACTGCGTTCATGCCCTACTACCTGAGCACTCTGGACTCGCTGGCCTGGCGCCTGGGCATACCGGAAAGCCTTTACCCCGAGTCGCTGATACCGGGGGTCCGTGAGATCGGTCATCAGATCGCGGGAAACATGTGGGGCAACGTCTATCCCCGGCAAGGATTTCTGGTACAACCCGACGACTTCAAAGCCGCTGCGGTGATGGCGCAACGGGCGGGTGATTTCATTACTCGCAACTGGCAGCCACATGCGTACTTACCGCTCACACCTGTTCCACGCGACGGATACTGGCCGCCCGGTCCGATCATGGAAAATGACGCTTCGACCCACAAATGGCAATTGCTCTCCCCCCGGGTTCAACCCACATGTGCCATCTTCCCCAGTGAACCGGTGCAGAGCGTGGATGGCGGCTACTCCTGGTCGCTGTGGCGTCCCTATAGTTGCTGCAAGCGTGAGGGACAGACCCTCCTGTTCAGCATCGACTTCGAAGGTGGTACGTCATGA
- a CDS encoding helix-turn-helix domain-containing protein: MTQDFEQLRLQLAENIRLMRRVKNLTQEQLALMAELDRTYVSQIERCTGNPSLLVLCKLANIFEVTADQLLVEPDILRSTLHVK, translated from the coding sequence ATGACTCAAGACTTCGAACAGCTCCGTCTGCAGTTGGCGGAAAACATCCGCTTGATGCGACGCGTGAAAAACCTGACCCAAGAGCAATTGGCGCTCATGGCCGAGCTGGATCGTACCTACGTCAGTCAAATCGAACGATGCACGGGCAATCCGTCATTGCTGGTCCTATGCAAACTCGCCAATATTTTCGAAGTTACCGCAGATCAGCTACTTGTAGAACCCGATATCCTGCGCAGCACCCTTCACGTCAAATAA
- a CDS encoding LasR-specific antiactivator QslA, which translates to MDENYVSIPAADGCSSLLTPWGNEFAPMIERGVQCAQAWLDTSGEIPLWWELAQTRKTFPVGDCQDAFEAGFLLRIQQRLSSVPPSPNQG; encoded by the coding sequence ATGGACGAAAACTACGTTTCAATTCCTGCGGCGGATGGTTGCTCGAGTCTTCTGACACCTTGGGGCAACGAATTTGCCCCAATGATCGAACGTGGCGTGCAATGCGCCCAGGCTTGGCTTGATACGTCCGGCGAGATTCCACTGTGGTGGGAATTGGCGCAAACGCGCAAAACCTTTCCTGTCGGTGACTGCCAGGATGCTTTTGAAGCAGGTTTTTTGTTGAGGATTCAGCAGCGGCTAAGCAGTGTGCCACCCAGCCCAAATCAAGGCTGA
- a CDS encoding HU family DNA-binding protein, producing MNKNDLIEAIASSADLPKSTAGRALDALTTIISTALKGGENVTLVGFGTFAVKARAARDGRNPQTGATLKIAASKTPSFKAGKSLKDAVN from the coding sequence ATGAACAAAAACGATCTAATCGAGGCCATAGCGAGCTCCGCCGACCTGCCGAAGTCCACCGCCGGACGCGCACTGGATGCCCTCACAACCATCATATCCACTGCGTTGAAAGGCGGTGAAAACGTCACTTTGGTTGGATTTGGTACCTTTGCGGTCAAGGCGCGCGCAGCGCGCGACGGACGTAACCCTCAAACGGGCGCCACCCTCAAGATCGCGGCCTCGAAGACGCCTAGTTTCAAAGCCGGTAAATCGCTGAAAGACGCGGTTAACTAG
- a CDS encoding conjugative transfer ATPase produces MRTHNSGNCTAAWKAWRHSARPRATLADEAALYTHNPSFTDHLPWVEYLDTEQCFLLDDNRSVGAVFELLPIGTEGREPDWLMAARDALEDALQDSFDELDQAPWVAQFFCQDDNDFIPYLTQLTNHIQDSARGTVFTEAYLELSRRHMQAIAKPGGLFEDKVVTRLPWRGNNRRVRLVVYRWLESGADETGLPPVQSLQQACERIAASLQACGVQSARVDGRSLYAWLLPWFNPAPRLTNETPEGFYQRVAYPEPADGGSLELPFDHDFAERLFFNEPCSDVQRGLWYFDGQPHRVMVVDKLRRAPSIGQLTGETRKGDAVNALFDQLPEGTVMSLTLVVNPQDVLEDQLNRLARKAIGENLASTQTRQDVEEARAIIGRQHKLYRGTLAFYVRGHDEQQLHQRSVSLANALLGAGLQPVREGDEVAACNSYLRWLPMAYNPARDTRNWYTRLMFAQHLANLVPVWGRSTGTGHPGITLFNRGGSPLSFDPLSRLDRAMNGHLLLFGPTGAGKSATLVTLLMQVMAVYRPRLFIVEAGNSFGLQGDYFATQDLSVNKVQLKPGTSISLAPFADARRLVEQPDQVANLSIDEWDDEAVASREDQRDVLGELEITARLMITGGEAKEEARLSRADRSLIRECIFDAAQACVAAGRQVLTRDVRDALLRTAVDLHLPEKRRERAQEMGESIDLFCQGFEGELFDREGTPWPESDVTVVDLATYAREGYEAQMSISYISLMNTVNNLAERDQYLGRPIIMVTDEGHIITKNPLLAPFVVKGTKMWRKLGAWFWLATQNLADFPTAAQTMLNMIEWWICLNMPPAEIEEIARFKKLTPAQIALLLSASKEPGKYTEGVVLSKKLETLFRAVPPSLYLALAMTEPEEKAERWRLMQENGCSELEAAFQVAERIDQARGIGTLG; encoded by the coding sequence GTGCGTACCCACAATTCGGGCAACTGCACTGCCGCGTGGAAGGCCTGGCGCCACTCAGCGCGCCCTCGCGCCACCTTGGCCGATGAAGCTGCACTCTATACGCACAATCCCAGCTTCACTGATCACCTGCCTTGGGTCGAATACCTCGATACCGAGCAGTGTTTTCTGCTTGATGACAATCGCTCAGTGGGCGCGGTGTTTGAACTACTGCCCATCGGCACCGAAGGGCGCGAACCCGATTGGTTGATGGCCGCCCGCGATGCCCTTGAGGACGCCCTGCAGGATAGCTTTGACGAGCTCGATCAAGCGCCTTGGGTGGCGCAGTTTTTCTGCCAGGACGACAACGACTTCATCCCCTACCTGACCCAGCTCACCAATCATATTCAGGACAGCGCGCGAGGCACGGTCTTCACCGAAGCTTACCTGGAACTCAGCCGCCGCCATATGCAGGCCATCGCCAAACCCGGTGGCCTGTTCGAAGATAAGGTGGTCACGCGCCTACCCTGGCGTGGCAATAACCGCCGGGTGCGCCTGGTGGTCTATCGCTGGCTTGAGTCTGGCGCCGACGAGACGGGACTCCCCCCTGTTCAATCCCTGCAGCAGGCTTGCGAACGTATTGCGGCTTCGTTGCAGGCGTGCGGCGTGCAATCGGCACGCGTTGATGGCCGCAGTTTGTATGCCTGGTTATTGCCCTGGTTCAATCCGGCACCCAGGCTCACGAATGAAACGCCCGAGGGCTTTTACCAACGTGTTGCCTATCCAGAGCCTGCTGATGGCGGGTCGCTGGAATTGCCCTTCGATCACGACTTCGCCGAACGGTTGTTCTTCAACGAACCGTGTTCGGATGTGCAACGAGGACTCTGGTACTTCGATGGGCAACCCCATCGGGTCATGGTGGTGGACAAACTGCGACGGGCACCGTCGATTGGTCAACTCACCGGAGAAACCCGTAAGGGTGATGCAGTCAATGCCCTGTTCGACCAGTTACCCGAAGGCACGGTGATGAGTCTGACCTTGGTGGTCAACCCGCAGGATGTGCTCGAAGATCAGTTAAACCGATTGGCGCGCAAAGCCATCGGTGAAAACCTAGCCTCGACCCAGACCCGTCAGGATGTCGAAGAGGCTCGCGCGATCATCGGTCGCCAGCACAAGCTGTACCGCGGCACCCTGGCGTTCTACGTGCGCGGCCACGATGAACAGCAACTGCACCAGCGCTCGGTCAGCCTGGCCAACGCGCTGTTGGGCGCGGGGCTACAACCGGTACGCGAAGGCGATGAAGTCGCCGCCTGCAACAGCTACCTGCGTTGGTTGCCGATGGCCTATAACCCGGCCCGCGACACGCGCAACTGGTACACCCGCCTGATGTTCGCCCAGCACCTGGCGAACCTGGTTCCGGTGTGGGGCCGCAGCACCGGCACCGGTCACCCGGGTATCACCCTGTTCAATCGTGGTGGCTCGCCGTTGAGCTTTGATCCGCTGTCACGCCTGGACCGGGCCATGAACGGTCATCTGCTCTTGTTCGGTCCGACCGGTGCCGGCAAGTCGGCCACCCTGGTCACCCTGCTGATGCAGGTCATGGCGGTGTACCGCCCTCGCCTGTTTATCGTCGAGGCCGGCAATTCGTTTGGTTTGCAGGGCGACTACTTCGCAACACAGGATCTGTCGGTCAACAAGGTCCAACTGAAACCTGGCACCTCGATCAGCCTCGCCCCGTTCGCCGATGCCCGGCGCCTTGTCGAGCAGCCGGATCAAGTGGCGAACCTGTCGATTGATGAGTGGGACGATGAGGCGGTAGCCAGTCGCGAAGACCAACGCGATGTGCTTGGCGAATTGGAAATCACCGCTCGCCTGATGATCACCGGCGGCGAGGCCAAGGAAGAAGCTCGTCTGAGCCGGGCTGATCGCAGCCTGATCCGCGAGTGCATTTTCGATGCGGCACAGGCATGTGTCGCGGCGGGTCGCCAGGTACTGACCCGCGATGTGCGTGACGCCTTGCTGCGCACCGCCGTCGACTTGCACTTACCGGAGAAGCGTCGTGAACGTGCCCAGGAAATGGGCGAGTCCATCGACCTGTTTTGCCAGGGATTCGAGGGCGAACTGTTCGATCGCGAGGGTACGCCTTGGCCCGAAAGCGATGTGACCGTTGTCGATCTGGCCACGTACGCTCGCGAAGGCTATGAAGCCCAGATGTCCATCAGCTACATCAGCCTGATGAACACCGTGAACAACCTTGCCGAGCGCGACCAGTACTTGGGTCGACCAATCATCATGGTCACCGACGAAGGCCATATCATCACCAAGAACCCGCTACTGGCGCCATTTGTAGTCAAGGGGACGAAGATGTGGCGCAAGCTCGGGGCCTGGTTCTGGCTGGCGACGCAAAACCTTGCCGACTTCCCCACTGCCGCGCAGACCATGCTCAACATGATCGAATGGTGGATTTGTTTGAACATGCCACCTGCGGAAATAGAGGAAATCGCCCGCTTCAAGAAGCTCACGCCGGCACAGATAGCTTTGTTGCTCTCCGCCAGTAAGGAGCCCGGGAAATACACTGAGGGGGTCGTGCTGTCGAAAAAACTCGAAACGCTGTTTCGAGCCGTACCACCCAGCCTCTATCTCGCCTTGGCCATGACGGAGCCGGAGGAAAAAGCCGAGCGCTGGAGGTTGATGCAGGAGAACGGTTGCTCGGAGTTGGAAGCGGCTTTCCAGGTAGCTGAGCGTATTGACCAGGCCCGAGGAATCGGGACGTTAGGATAG
- a CDS encoding TIGR03751 family conjugal transfer lipoprotein, which yields MKKTMPLCLTWISLFCWGLAGCSTDKETLLPHGEQTMLDIWNGAGSQGTQQQLLNARQQLRRPLAQADFSASLQEPYTRTAANEIHSLFPRLPNPDLVLYVYPHLSGTEQAPVPGYSTVFPFYQRVQYALPGERQEDL from the coding sequence ATGAAAAAGACCATGCCTCTTTGCCTGACCTGGATTAGCCTGTTCTGCTGGGGCCTGGCGGGGTGTTCCACCGACAAGGAGACGCTTCTGCCCCATGGCGAGCAAACCATGCTGGACATCTGGAACGGTGCCGGTTCGCAAGGAACCCAGCAGCAACTGCTGAATGCTCGGCAGCAGCTACGCCGTCCGCTGGCTCAGGCAGACTTCTCCGCTTCTCTCCAGGAACCGTATACGCGCACCGCAGCGAACGAGATCCACAGCCTGTTCCCTCGCCTGCCCAATCCCGATCTGGTACTGTACGTATACCCACATTTGAGCGGTACCGAGCAGGCACCGGTGCCGGGTTACTCAACTGTCTTTCCGTTCTACCAACGGGTGCAATACGCACTGCCTGGTGAACGACAGGAAGACCTGTAG
- a CDS encoding TIGR03752 family integrating conjugative element protein produces MKANALLKWLVPAVLLGVVFIILKTWVAGGTSPSSDSLPAQDNLQLSAEQAKSLGIAGDTPRDTVATLVGQVKAMRTDMLGLKKHNDSLQTENNRLRERENSVDSRIQTALGSVTQQVDEGRRQANEARLKAEQDSRQARGLLTQLQEQLSGLTGKDKDMPIGLGLEPSDGAQFEGQHSADDALQWIEPSDTPSTDGRGKTKTSSALSLPTAFDSLEGLKDNVIDRSQKPLGAVTNNKHDLARSVDRAEGAKPIYTIPENATLMGSVAMTALIGRVPVDGTVNDPYPFKVLVGPENLTANGIDLPDVAGAVMSGTASGDWTLSCVRGQVESITFVFTNGTIRTVPQPKAVASRNASTTQSSNTDKIRGGLGYLSDPYGIPCIAGERRSNAQQYLGSQSLITAAGAGVASLLGDGQNNSSVISSGGSTLGITSSSGNSALNSILSGGVSDIREWINKLYGEAFAAVYVPPAAQVALHLDHEITIDYEPKGRSVRHEKDHASLPDLD; encoded by the coding sequence ATGAAAGCTAACGCCTTGCTCAAATGGCTGGTACCGGCTGTGCTGCTAGGCGTGGTGTTCATCATCCTGAAAACTTGGGTTGCGGGTGGTACCTCGCCTTCGTCAGACAGTCTGCCTGCTCAGGACAACCTCCAGTTATCCGCCGAGCAGGCCAAGTCGCTCGGCATTGCGGGTGATACCCCACGTGACACGGTTGCCACCTTGGTCGGCCAGGTGAAGGCCATGCGCACCGACATGCTCGGTCTGAAAAAACATAACGACTCGCTGCAGACGGAGAACAACCGCCTTCGCGAGCGGGAAAACAGTGTCGATTCGCGCATCCAGACCGCGCTTGGCAGCGTAACCCAGCAGGTCGATGAAGGCCGGCGCCAAGCCAACGAAGCGCGACTCAAAGCGGAACAGGACAGTCGCCAGGCCCGTGGTCTGCTGACACAATTGCAGGAACAGCTCTCGGGGCTGACCGGCAAAGACAAGGACATGCCGATCGGATTGGGGCTTGAGCCAAGCGACGGTGCTCAGTTCGAAGGGCAGCATTCTGCCGATGATGCGCTGCAGTGGATTGAGCCCTCGGATACTCCGTCCACCGACGGCCGAGGCAAAACCAAGACCTCCTCCGCACTGAGTCTGCCTACCGCCTTCGACTCATTGGAAGGTTTGAAAGATAACGTTATTGATCGCAGCCAGAAGCCGCTAGGTGCGGTCACCAACAATAAGCACGACCTGGCGCGATCCGTCGATCGTGCCGAAGGCGCGAAGCCGATCTACACCATTCCCGAAAACGCGACATTGATGGGTTCGGTCGCCATGACTGCGTTGATCGGCCGAGTCCCAGTGGACGGCACCGTGAATGATCCCTACCCCTTCAAGGTACTGGTTGGTCCGGAGAACCTGACGGCTAACGGCATCGACCTGCCAGACGTCGCGGGCGCCGTGATGAGTGGCACAGCGTCCGGTGACTGGACGCTATCCTGCGTTCGCGGGCAAGTCGAGTCGATCACTTTCGTGTTCACAAACGGCACCATTCGCACAGTGCCTCAGCCGAAGGCGGTAGCCAGCCGCAATGCCTCCACCACCCAAAGCTCGAACACCGACAAGATCCGCGGTGGACTCGGTTACCTGTCCGATCCGTATGGCATTCCTTGCATTGCCGGTGAGCGCCGCTCAAACGCTCAGCAGTACCTCGGCAGCCAAAGTCTGATCACGGCAGCTGGCGCCGGTGTCGCCTCCTTGCTCGGGGATGGACAGAACAACAGCAGCGTGATCAGTTCGGGCGGCAGTACGCTCGGAATCACCAGCAGCAGTGGTAATAGCGCGCTGAATTCAATTCTCAGTGGCGGGGTCAGCGACATCCGTGAGTGGATCAACAAACTCTACGGCGAAGCCTTTGCTGCCGTATACGTGCCGCCGGCCGCCCAAGTCGCGCTGCACCTCGACCATGAGATCACCATCGACTACGAGCCCAAGGGCCGGAGCGTTCGCCATGAAAAAGACCATGCCTCTTTGCCTGACCTGGATTAG
- a CDS encoding TIGR03749 family integrating conjugative element protein — translation MTRVSTLGLTIALMLWGVSAQAVELMHWERLPLAVPLVINQERVVFVDEAVRVGVPSTLTGKLRVQSTGGTLYLRASEAIAPTRLQLQSVSTGEIILLDIAATPGDQPLEPVRILKNAQVQATEAESSTAPVPERTPIPVALTRYAAQSLYAPLRTVEPLPGIRRVPLKLRTALSTLLPTENVSSTPIAAWRLGDYWVTAVKLRNRGVAMVQLDPRQLQAKLFAASFQHAFLGPVGSPEDTTVAYLVTHGAGLEHAVPLPPVARGADDES, via the coding sequence ATGACGCGGGTTTCTACCCTGGGGCTCACCATCGCACTGATGCTATGGGGAGTTTCAGCGCAGGCCGTCGAGCTGATGCACTGGGAGCGCCTTCCCCTTGCGGTCCCGCTGGTTATCAATCAGGAGCGAGTGGTCTTTGTCGATGAGGCTGTTCGAGTCGGTGTGCCCTCAACCCTGACGGGCAAGCTGCGCGTGCAATCAACCGGCGGCACGCTGTACCTGCGAGCGTCGGAAGCCATTGCTCCGACCCGCCTGCAACTGCAATCGGTCTCGACGGGAGAGATTATCCTCCTGGATATCGCGGCCACGCCCGGCGATCAGCCTCTGGAGCCCGTGCGTATTCTCAAGAATGCTCAGGTGCAAGCTACCGAGGCTGAATCTAGCACCGCCCCTGTTCCAGAACGTACGCCGATCCCGGTCGCTTTGACGCGCTACGCCGCACAAAGCCTGTACGCACCTCTACGTACCGTTGAGCCTCTGCCCGGCATACGTCGCGTCCCGCTCAAGCTGCGCACCGCACTGTCGACCCTGCTTCCGACTGAAAACGTGTCCAGCACGCCCATCGCCGCATGGCGACTCGGTGATTACTGGGTAACGGCGGTGAAGTTACGCAACCGTGGTGTAGCGATGGTGCAACTCGACCCGCGTCAGCTTCAGGCCAAGTTGTTCGCCGCGTCCTTCCAGCATGCTTTCCTCGGGCCTGTCGGCAGCCCTGAAGACACCACGGTTGCCTACCTCGTCACCCACGGTGCCGGCCTCGAACACGCCGTGCCGCTCCCGCCCGTTGCACGAGGTGCTGACGATGAAAGCTAA